CGCGCCTCGCGGAAGTCCAGCTCGGCGCCCCCCATCACCGCGATCACGTTGAGTTGGCGCGAGGGGGTCCAGGCTCCCTTGCGCGTGGCGCCCGCCATCACCGCCACGATCGTCTGCTGCGGCGAGACCTGCGACGGGTGCGCGAGCTGCATTCCCGCGCTCACTACCGGCTCGGGAGCCTGCTCGGCGGGGATGTCGGCCACCAGGGCGCGGAGCTGGTCCACCGTGGAGGCGCGCTGGGCCGCGTCCAGGCGCGACTGGAGCTGGTCGGCGTCGATGTGTTCGAGCGCGAAGCCGCGGCAGA
The Longimicrobium sp. DNA segment above includes these coding regions:
- a CDS encoding LiaF domain-containing protein; protein product: CRGFALEHIDADQLQSRLDAAQRASTVDQLRALVADIPAEQAPEPVVSAGMQLAHPSQVSPQQTIVAVMAGATRKGAWTPSRQLNVIAVMGGAELDFREARMPPGITELNVFAWMGGVEVVVPPGVRVEMNGIALMGGFEEHSRTLDPPPPDAPVLRIGGFALMGGVEVSVRHPGETARDARQRHRELRRAAKEQRRLGG